Proteins from a single region of Lates calcarifer isolate ASB-BC8 linkage group LG19, TLL_Latcal_v3, whole genome shotgun sequence:
- the rhd gene encoding rh blood group, D antigen isoform X2, with the protein MRQLEEQCAENIFMAPRYAPSLRSRLAPLLLFLQLGFIVIYAFYTEIQSGVKVDGKTLSNIYPVFQDVNVMVILGFGFLGTFLVRYSFSASAFNLLVAVMATQWAIILNGIEPYNRKIRLDLRSLVDAEMCTASALISIGAVLGKTNPVHLILISLLEVFGFILNKWVIQTLLGTLPLNSIMLLHIFGAFFGLTLTWVLYRKGSEQRFEKEKSDRKTGLFSMLGTLFIWMFWPSFNSILVDDRIPVRKLEAVCSTYLALAVSAVTAAAVSLLSSPKGKLNLTHMQSCILAGGVAVGVSISVVHQPWEAMIIGFIAAVVSTIGHRYLKVLLTTRGNPVCCFSHLYSLEHYCFESVHGAHYRTSTQVELLEATPRQEMF; encoded by the exons ATGCGTCAGTTGGAGGAGCAGTGCGCAGAGAACATCTTCATGGCTCCTCGGTACGCACCAAGTCTGCGCTCCCGGCTAGCacctttgctgcttttcctgcaGCTGGGGTTCATTGTCATATATGCCTTTTACACTGAGATCCAAAGCGGGGTAAAAGTAGATGGAAAAACCCTCAGCAACATTTACCCAG tgttCCAGGATGTGAATGTGATGGTGATTCTAGGCTTTGGCTTCTTAGGCACTTTTCTAGTGAGGTATAGTTTCAGTGCCTCTGCATTCAACCTCCTTGTGGCAGTCATGGCCACCCAATGGGCAATCATACTCAATGGGATTGAGCCCTACAATAGAAAGATCAGGCTAGATCTAAGAAG CTTGGTAGATGCTGAAATGTGCACCGCCTCTGCCCTCATTTCAATCGGAGCTGTGCTGGGGAAGACCAACCCTGTTCACCTCATCCTGATCTCCCTGCTGGAGGTGTTTGGGTTTATCTTGAATAAATGGGTCATACAGACACTGCTGGGG ACCTTGCCACTGAACAGCATCATGCTGCTTCACATCTTTGGGGCTTTCTTTGGACTCACGCTGACCTGGGTGCTGTATCGGAAAGGTTCAGAGCAGCgatttgaaaaagagaaatctgACCGCAAGACAGGATTGTTCTCTATGTTGG GGACTCTGTTCATCTGGATGTTTTGGCCCAGTTTTAACTCAATCCTTGTGGACGATCGTATTCCTGTGAGGAAGCTAGAGGCCGTGTGCAGCACCTATCTGGCCCTGGCTGTCAGTGCtgtaacagcagctgctgtgtctctgctctccaGTCCCAAGGGAAAACTCAACCTG ACCCATATGCAGTCATGCATCCTTGCTGGTGGAGTTGCTGTTGGGGTCTCCATATCAGTGGTTCATCAGCCATGGGAAGCCATGATAATAGGATTCATCGCTGCTGTTGTATCAACCATTGGACACCGATACCTCAAGGTTTTGCTCACCACACGG GGCAATCCGGtttgctgtttttcacatttgtacTCTCTTGAGCACTATTGCTTTGAGTCTGTCCATGGGGCTCATTACAG GACTTCTACTCAAGTGGAACTTCTTGAGGCCACCCCAAGACAGGAAATGTTTTGA
- the rhd gene encoding rh blood group, D antigen isoform X1 → MRQLEEQCAENIFMAPRYAPSLRSRLAPLLLFLQLGFIVIYAFYTEIQSGVKVDGKTLSNIYPVFQDVNVMVILGFGFLGTFLVRYSFSASAFNLLVAVMATQWAIILNGIEPYNRKIRLDLRSLVDAEMCTASALISIGAVLGKTNPVHLILISLLEVFGFILNKWVIQTLLGTLPLNSIMLLHIFGAFFGLTLTWVLYRKGSEQRFEKEKSDRKTGLFSMLGTLFIWMFWPSFNSILVDDRIPVRKLEAVCSTYLALAVSAVTAAAVSLLSSPKGKLNLTHMQSCILAGGVAVGVSISVVHQPWEAMIIGFIAAVVSTIGHRYLKIHMLLAFQCHDTCAVLSTHGLPGLLGWLAHLILLIKDCDDHTTAIRFAVFHICTLLSTIALSLSMGLITGLLLKWNFLRPPQDRKCFDDQAFWEFPHVTLCK, encoded by the exons ATGCGTCAGTTGGAGGAGCAGTGCGCAGAGAACATCTTCATGGCTCCTCGGTACGCACCAAGTCTGCGCTCCCGGCTAGCacctttgctgcttttcctgcaGCTGGGGTTCATTGTCATATATGCCTTTTACACTGAGATCCAAAGCGGGGTAAAAGTAGATGGAAAAACCCTCAGCAACATTTACCCAG tgttCCAGGATGTGAATGTGATGGTGATTCTAGGCTTTGGCTTCTTAGGCACTTTTCTAGTGAGGTATAGTTTCAGTGCCTCTGCATTCAACCTCCTTGTGGCAGTCATGGCCACCCAATGGGCAATCATACTCAATGGGATTGAGCCCTACAATAGAAAGATCAGGCTAGATCTAAGAAG CTTGGTAGATGCTGAAATGTGCACCGCCTCTGCCCTCATTTCAATCGGAGCTGTGCTGGGGAAGACCAACCCTGTTCACCTCATCCTGATCTCCCTGCTGGAGGTGTTTGGGTTTATCTTGAATAAATGGGTCATACAGACACTGCTGGGG ACCTTGCCACTGAACAGCATCATGCTGCTTCACATCTTTGGGGCTTTCTTTGGACTCACGCTGACCTGGGTGCTGTATCGGAAAGGTTCAGAGCAGCgatttgaaaaagagaaatctgACCGCAAGACAGGATTGTTCTCTATGTTGG GGACTCTGTTCATCTGGATGTTTTGGCCCAGTTTTAACTCAATCCTTGTGGACGATCGTATTCCTGTGAGGAAGCTAGAGGCCGTGTGCAGCACCTATCTGGCCCTGGCTGTCAGTGCtgtaacagcagctgctgtgtctctgctctccaGTCCCAAGGGAAAACTCAACCTG ACCCATATGCAGTCATGCATCCTTGCTGGTGGAGTTGCTGTTGGGGTCTCCATATCAGTGGTTCATCAGCCATGGGAAGCCATGATAATAGGATTCATCGCTGCTGTTGTATCAACCATTGGACACCGATACCTCAAG atCCACATGCTACTTGCATTTCAGTGCCATGACACCTGTGCTGTTCTCAGTACACATGGACTCCCTGGTCTATTGGGATGGCTAGCACATCTCATCCTGCTGATTAAAGACTGTGATGATCACACAAC GGCAATCCGGtttgctgtttttcacatttgtacTCTCTTGAGCACTATTGCTTTGAGTCTGTCCATGGGGCTCATTACAG GACTTCTACTCAAGTGGAACTTCTTGAGGCCACCCCAAGACAGGAAATGTTTTGATGACCAGGCTTTCTGGGAG TTTCCCCATGTTACATTGTGCAAGTAA
- the tmem50a gene encoding transmembrane protein 50A, which produces MGVGELRMCMTELSEAKSDLSKGSTSKSENKRIMSGFLDGIRCGDCECNVDWGERRNTIASIAAGVLFFTGWWIIIDAAVKYPDQGQFHHAYHTCGVIATVAFLMINAVSNGQVRGDSYSEGCMGQTGARVWLFIGFMLAFGSLIASMWILFGGFVVPQKPVVYPGIAIFFQNAFIFFGGLVFKFGRTEDLWQ; this is translated from the exons ATGGGTGTTGGTGAACTGCGCATGTGCATGACCGAGCTCTCGGAAGCAAAGTCGGATTTATCCAAAGGGTCCACATCAAAAAGCGAAAATAAAAG AATCATGTCTGGTTTTCTGGACGGAATCCGGTGCGGAGACTGCGAGTGCAATGTGGACTGGGGAGAGAGACGAAACACCATTGCATCGATAGCTGCAGGAGTGCTG TTCTTCACGGGATGGTGGATCATCATCGATGCAGCAGTGAAATATCCTGATCAGGGACAGTTTCATCATGCCTATCACACTTGTGGAGTCATCGCTACAGTGGCCTTTCTCAT GATAAATGCTGTGTCAAACGGCCAAGTGAGAGGAGATAGCTACAGTGAAGGCTGCATgggacagacag GCGCACGTGTGTGGCTCTTCATTGGCTTCATGCTGGCTTTTGGTTCTCTCATTGCCTCCATGTGGATTCTGTTCGGAGGATTTGTGGTGCCTC AGAAGCCTGTCGTGTACCCTGGTATCGCCATTTTCTTCCaaaatgcattcattttctttgg GGGTTTGGTCTTCAAGTTTGGACGGACAGAGGATCTGTGGCAGTAG
- the mgst3b gene encoding microsomal glutathione S-transferase 3b, which translates to MDILTVLPSDFGYVIFTYLYSWIMLGYLAVKVGGARKKYDVKYPTMYSDKEQVFNCIQRAHQNTLEVYPQWLVFQTIAALVYPLSASVLGAIWVTSRFSYAWGYYTGDPAKRMNGAYGYIGYFGVIILSISVALQLLGVF; encoded by the exons ATGGATATTCTCACTGTGCTACCGTCCGACTTCGGATATGTCATATTTACTTACCTCTACAGTTGGATTATGCTGGGTTATTTAGCAGTCAAGGTTGGGGGCGCCAGGAAGAAGTACGATGTCAAG TATCCCACCATGTACAGTGACAAGGAGCAAGTGTTCAACTGTATCCAGAGAGCACATCAGAACACCCTGGAGGTGTACCCTCAGTGGCTTGTTTTCCAGACCATTGCAGCTCTTGTCTATCCA TTGTCAGCATCTGTGCTGGGGGCTATCTGGGTGACCAGCAGGTTTTCCTATGCCTGGGGTTATTACACAGGAG ATCCAGCCAAGAGGATGAATGGTGCCTATGGCTACATTGGATACTTTGGAGTCATCATTCTGTCCATATCTGTGGCCTTGCAGTTGCTTGGTGTCTTCTAA
- the rsrp1 gene encoding LOW QUALITY PROTEIN: arginine/serine-rich protein 1 (The sequence of the model RefSeq protein was modified relative to this genomic sequence to represent the inferred CDS: inserted 1 base in 1 codon; deleted 2 bases in 1 codon) — protein sequence MAKGEESHSEMAHARKSDGINVIFDQNSPASSRSRSPSSSGSSRSSSARSYRXRTSHRGRHRSSSSSSSSSSSSSSSRSRSSSRSRSRSHPRCHRRSSRCRCDSHYRYNHGRRRRSPPRRYRAHSRSYSRSPSTDRYSHRRRYRSRSRSRSRSYSRWNRDRRTISQLRCRFSRSPARRYRSRSRSRSSGRSVSLSVDDKRELLKAAKANAMKILGVEKLELPESVKPILFEQFWSSKQVSPDPEIRVRQDPEKTPSQSSGAEPDDMSSPRMSPKRKIISFSINNSVAKPTAAPSSAKVTPRVDSYESRKPYGHWVPVKSGQSSKARKHTLTTSH from the exons ATGGCCAAGGGAGAAGAGTCACACTCTGAAATGGCCCACGCCCGTAAAAGCGATGGCATCAATGTAATCTTTGACCAGAACAGCCCTGCCTCATCTCGCTCCCGCTCCCcaagcagcagtggcagcagccgCTCCTCCAGCGCTCGCAGCTACA GGCGCACCAGCCACAGGGGGCGTCACAggtcttcatcatcttcatcgtcttcatcgtcttcatcatcttcatcccGCAGCAGGTCCTCCTCTCGATCGAGGTCCCGCTCTCACCCTCGCTGCCACAGACGTTCCTCCCGCTGTCGCTGTGATAGCCACTACAGATATAACCATGGCCGCCGCCGCAGGTCCCCACCACGCCGCTACAGAGCCCACTCTCGCTCCTACAGCCGCTCGCCCTCAACAGACAGGTACTCCCATCGTAGACGCTATAGGTCCCGTTCCAGGTCCCGCTCCAGGTCTTACAGCCGTTGGAACAGGGACAGGAGGACCATAAGCCAGTTAAGATGCAGGTTTTCCAGATCCCCAGCCAGAAGGTACAGGAGCCGCTCAAGGTCCAGATCTTCAGGACGCTCCGTCAGTTTGAGTGTGGATG ATAAAAGAGAGCTCCTCAAAGCTGCAAAGGCGAATGCTATGAAGATCCTAGGAGTGGAGAAGCTGGAACTTCCTGAGAGTGTGAAACCAATCTTGTTTGAGCAATTC TGGAGTTCCAAACAGGTGTCACCAGATCCAGAGATAAGGGTGAGGCAAGACCCTGAAAAGACTCCTTCACAG AGCAGTGGAGCAGAGCCTGATGACATGTCCAGTCCAAGGATGTCCccaaaaaggaaaataatctcTTTCAGCATTAAT AATTCAGTGGCCAAACCAACAGCAGCTCCATCCAGTGCTAAGGTAACTCCCAGAGTGGACAGCTATGAGAGCAGGAAGCCCTACGGCCACTGGGTTCCAGTCAAATCAGGCCAATCCTCCAaagcacgcaaacacacactgaccacgTCACACTAG
- the syf2 gene encoding pre-mRNA-splicing factor syf2, translated as MASCSEETASATEEEPTETPVSQKREARLRKFRELHFKRNEARKLNHQEVVEEDKRLKLPANWEAKKARLEWELAEDQKKKECAERGEEYDRVKLLEITADDAERWERKKKKKNPDTGFAGYAEAQFRQYQRLTKQIRPDLESYERQREECGEDFYPTSNSLIHGTHVPTKEGIDRMVEDVEKQIEKRAKYSRRRAYNDDADIDYINERNAKFNKKAERFYGKYTAEIKQNLERGTAV; from the exons ATGGCGTCCTGTAGTGAG GAAACTGCTTCGGCCACTGAGGAGGAACCGACTGAAACTCCTGTGTCCCAAAAGAGAGAAGCGAGACTACGAAAATTTCGAGAGTTACATTTCAAACGG AATGAAGCTCGTAAGCTCAATCACCAGGAGGTTGTGGAGGAGGACAAGAGACTGAAACTCCCTGCTAACTGGGAGGCTAAGAAAGCTCGACTGGAGTGGGAGCTTGCTGAAgatcaaaagaaaaag GAATGTGCTGAAAGAGGGGAGGAGTACGACAGAGTGAAACTGCTGGAAATCACTGCTGATGATGCAGAACggtgggagaggaagaaaaagaagaagaacccAGACACAGGATTTGCAG GTTATGCTGAGGCCCAATTCCGACAGTACCAGAGGCTGACCAAACAGATCAGACCAGACTTGGAAAGCTACGAGAGACAGCGGGAGGAATG CGGTGAGGACTTTTACCCCACGTCCAATAGCCTGATCCATGGCACTCACGTCCCCACAAAGGAGGGCATTGACCGCATGGTGGAAGATGTTGAGAAACA GATCGAGAAGCGGGCCAAGTACAGCAGACGCAGAGCCTACAACGACGATGCAGACATCGACTACATCAACGAAAGGAACGCCAAGTTCAACAAGAAGGCAGAACGCTTCTACGGCAAATACACAGCAGAGATCAAACAGAACTTGGAGAGAGGCACGGCCGTCTAG